A portion of the Stigmatella aurantiaca DW4/3-1 genome contains these proteins:
- a CDS encoding polysaccharide lyase, with translation MKLKKIGVTVGASLFAVALVAEAAVIFHNTGTLSGWNSINREHNGSVTEVTNVTYGGSPTALKMTQIYDSAYKGRYHSEVVKNNVYRRGDTGFYGFAFRLQNDWQFQPQSYNIAQFIADFSNTGCDDYMPTSMVWLSGNQLSTRVKYGSICAQKTLTFNNLATVSAGEWHKVVIQAKWASDGTGFYKMWFDGNKVLEQYNLSTTISDDRYFQFRVGLYANGWYDDKYMQGSQSNRSIWFDEIGAGTTFADADPDQW, from the coding sequence ATGAAGCTCAAAAAAATCGGCGTCACGGTCGGCGCCTCTCTGTTCGCGGTTGCCCTGGTGGCGGAGGCCGCCGTCATCTTCCACAACACGGGCACCCTGTCCGGCTGGAACTCCATCAACCGGGAGCACAACGGCTCGGTCACCGAGGTGACGAACGTTACCTATGGGGGCAGCCCCACGGCCCTCAAGATGACGCAGATCTACGATTCCGCGTACAAGGGCCGGTACCACTCGGAGGTCGTGAAGAACAACGTGTACCGCCGCGGCGACACGGGGTTCTACGGCTTCGCGTTCCGTCTGCAGAACGACTGGCAGTTCCAGCCTCAGTCGTACAACATCGCCCAGTTCATCGCCGACTTCTCCAACACCGGCTGTGACGACTACATGCCGACCAGCATGGTCTGGCTGTCGGGCAACCAGCTCTCCACGCGCGTCAAGTACGGCTCGATCTGCGCGCAGAAGACACTCACGTTCAACAACCTGGCCACCGTCTCCGCCGGTGAGTGGCACAAGGTCGTGATCCAAGCGAAGTGGGCGAGCGACGGCACGGGCTTCTACAAGATGTGGTTCGACGGCAACAAGGTCCTCGAGCAGTACAACCTGAGCACCACCATTTCCGACGACCGGTACTTCCAGTTCCGCGTCGGCCTCTATGCGAACGGCTGGTACGACGACAAGTACATGCAGGGCAGCCAGAGCAACCGCAGCATCTGGTTCGACGAGATTGGCGCGGGCACCACCTTCGCCGACGCCGACCCCGATCAGTGGTAG